A genomic segment from Polyangium mundeleinium encodes:
- a CDS encoding acyl carrier protein, which produces MATHLSVPEAIANDVRRIIAETLRLPMEQVSLDARLDEARLGIDSLGLIKLNVALEEAFDITLPDFTTPEQPHIRSVGDVAALVADKVSAQANGGAR; this is translated from the coding sequence GTGGCCACCCATCTTTCCGTTCCTGAAGCCATCGCCAATGACGTCCGCCGGATCATCGCGGAGACCCTGCGTCTGCCCATGGAGCAGGTCTCGCTCGACGCGCGGCTCGACGAGGCGCGCCTCGGCATCGATTCCCTCGGGCTCATCAAGCTGAATGTCGCGCTCGAAGAGGCCTTCGACATCACGCTGCCCGATTTCACCACGCCCGAGCAGCCGCACATCCGCTCCGTCGGCGACGTGGCCGCGCTCGTGGCCGACAAGGTCTCCGCCCAGGCGAACGGAGGTGCACGATGA
- a CDS encoding SAM-dependent methyltransferase has product MISPAHTRPEREAMERSPAEQREHERRVVAEHYQHDVEIFSMVLDSRLAYATGVFVRPDEDLETAQARKFARIQAKLDIQPGERVLDVGCGWGSNLLYLAEHTKGEFFGITLSERQREEALRRARLAGVADRVHIDVRHVEDLALEPASFDVVLFSGSIVHMHNREEIHHAVARLLRPSGRLLISDCYYPAEHRGDRESTATDYIFVEALGYCRLVHLSEELGFIERAGLDISHVEDLTSSYALTLERWIDNVRKNRRRIEAISPGFSRLLQQYMTVAKLSFARRTALEYMILATRGRPRVEVASFPIAPPVRETGER; this is encoded by the coding sequence ATGATCTCCCCCGCGCACACGCGCCCCGAGCGCGAGGCCATGGAGCGTTCGCCCGCGGAGCAACGCGAGCACGAGCGCCGCGTCGTGGCCGAGCATTACCAGCACGACGTCGAGATCTTCTCGATGGTCCTCGATAGTCGCCTTGCCTATGCGACGGGCGTCTTCGTGCGCCCCGACGAGGACCTGGAGACCGCCCAGGCGCGCAAATTCGCTCGCATCCAGGCCAAGCTCGACATCCAGCCCGGCGAGCGTGTGCTCGACGTCGGCTGCGGCTGGGGCAGCAATCTCTTGTATCTCGCCGAGCATACGAAAGGAGAGTTCTTCGGGATCACCCTCAGCGAGCGGCAACGCGAGGAGGCGCTCCGCCGCGCGCGCCTCGCCGGCGTCGCGGATCGCGTGCACATCGACGTCCGGCACGTGGAGGATCTCGCCCTCGAGCCCGCCTCGTTCGACGTGGTGCTCTTCAGCGGCAGCATCGTCCACATGCACAACCGCGAGGAGATTCATCACGCGGTGGCGCGGCTCCTCCGTCCCTCGGGGCGCCTGCTCATCTCGGATTGTTATTATCCGGCCGAGCACCGCGGCGATCGCGAGAGCACGGCGACGGATTACATCTTCGTCGAGGCGCTCGGGTATTGCCGCCTCGTCCACCTCAGCGAGGAGCTCGGCTTCATCGAGCGCGCGGGGCTCGACATCTCTCACGTCGAGGACCTCACGAGCTCCTACGCGCTCACGCTGGAGCGCTGGATCGACAACGTCCGCAAGAACCGCCGCCGCATCGAGGCGATCTCCCCGGGTTTTTCGCGGCTCTTGCAGCAATACATGACCGTCGCCAAGCTCTCGTTCGCGCGGCGCACGGCGCTCGAATACATGATCCTGGCGACACGAGGACGGCCGCGGGTCGAGGTCGCGTCGTTCCCCATCGCCCCGCCCGTACGCGAAACGGGGGAGCGATGA
- a CDS encoding AMP-binding protein: MSTRTIAGLLRRRAESMSEDVAIRFKEEAGFEAWTWLRFWEEAVRVAAGLREAGLRPGDRVLVLVPEVKAAVTTLFGIWSLGAVPIPIGLPFRLTDIERFLEQLRTTAEKLSARALVTSRALSTFAGAPGAIRVLCAEELSMAPHGFSPDPDAAPGPALIQLTSGSTGHPRGVVLGHERLMLHMACMSEALPSHAESVAVSWLPLHHDMGLIGGLLFPFYNGFVANMLAPQDFRARPLAWLESMSSLRATICAAPPSAYALVLRLARRAAEAGLDLRPWECAMIGAEPISPGLLQRFAEAFRPVGFRAEAFFPVYGLAEATVAVTFPKLLAPSRFAVVDRESLERTGRAVPTEPGAHALELTCVGRSIPQTDVRITGKDGEVLPERQVGEIEVRAPTLMHEYLDDPTATAAAFRDRYLRTGDLGYLDAGELFVTGRKKDLIIKGGHNLLPSVIEEIVSEVEDVRSGCVVAVGVRAEADETELVYVIAETKLDQGAHDALGERVRAALLARGIGVDRVMFLAPGSLPKTTSGKLRRRAVAEALAQGRSLEST; encoded by the coding sequence ATGAGCACGAGGACGATCGCCGGGCTGCTCCGCCGCCGCGCCGAATCGATGAGCGAAGATGTCGCGATTCGATTCAAGGAGGAGGCGGGTTTCGAGGCGTGGACCTGGCTCCGATTCTGGGAAGAAGCGGTACGCGTCGCAGCCGGGCTCCGGGAAGCCGGTCTGCGCCCGGGCGACCGCGTGCTCGTGCTCGTGCCCGAGGTCAAGGCCGCGGTCACGACGCTCTTCGGCATCTGGTCGCTCGGCGCGGTGCCCATTCCCATCGGGCTCCCGTTCCGGCTGACCGATATCGAGCGGTTTCTGGAGCAGCTCCGCACAACGGCGGAAAAACTCTCCGCGCGGGCGCTCGTCACCTCGCGCGCGCTCTCGACGTTCGCAGGCGCGCCGGGGGCGATCCGGGTCCTTTGCGCGGAGGAGCTTTCGATGGCGCCGCACGGGTTCTCACCCGATCCCGACGCGGCTCCCGGCCCGGCGTTGATCCAGCTCACGAGCGGGAGCACGGGGCACCCGCGCGGCGTCGTCCTCGGGCACGAGCGGCTGATGCTGCACATGGCGTGCATGAGCGAGGCGCTGCCGAGCCACGCGGAATCGGTGGCCGTCTCGTGGCTGCCGTTGCATCACGACATGGGCCTCATCGGCGGGCTGCTTTTTCCTTTTTACAATGGGTTCGTCGCGAACATGCTGGCGCCGCAGGATTTCCGGGCGCGGCCACTCGCCTGGCTGGAGTCGATGTCCTCGCTGCGGGCGACGATCTGCGCGGCGCCGCCCTCGGCCTACGCGCTCGTCCTGCGGCTCGCGCGGCGCGCGGCGGAGGCGGGGCTCGACCTTCGGCCCTGGGAATGCGCGATGATCGGCGCGGAGCCCATTTCCCCCGGGCTCTTGCAGCGTTTCGCCGAAGCCTTCCGGCCTGTGGGCTTCCGCGCCGAGGCCTTTTTCCCGGTGTACGGGCTCGCCGAGGCCACCGTCGCCGTGACCTTCCCGAAGCTGCTCGCGCCGTCACGCTTCGCCGTGGTGGATCGCGAATCGCTGGAGCGGACGGGGCGCGCCGTCCCGACCGAGCCAGGTGCGCACGCGCTCGAGCTCACCTGCGTGGGACGATCGATTCCGCAAACGGACGTGCGCATCACGGGCAAGGACGGTGAGGTCCTGCCCGAGCGGCAGGTGGGCGAAATCGAGGTCCGCGCGCCGACCCTGATGCACGAATATCTCGACGATCCGACGGCGACCGCGGCGGCTTTCCGGGACAGGTATCTGCGCACCGGGGACCTCGGGTATCTCGACGCGGGCGAGCTTTTCGTCACGGGGCGGAAAAAGGACCTCATCATCAAGGGCGGGCACAACTTGCTTCCTTCGGTGATCGAGGAGATCGTTTCCGAGGTCGAGGACGTGCGGAGCGGGTGCGTCGTGGCAGTCGGCGTGCGGGCGGAGGCGGACGAGACCGAGCTCGTGTACGTGATTGCGGAGACGAAGCTCGATCAAGGCGCCCACGACGCGCTCGGCGAACGGGTGCGCGCCGCGCTCCTCGCGCGCGGAATCGGGGTCGATCGGGTGATGTTCCTGGCCCCCGGGAGCTTGCCGAAGACCACGAGCGGCAAGCTGCGGAGGCGCGCCGTCGCGGAGGCGCTGGCGCAAGGACGCTCGCTCGAATCAACCTGA
- a CDS encoding alpha/beta hydrolase: protein MRPPDGTFFLPGPAGRIEAVLRRHPSPAAAAVVCHPHPHSGGTLYNKVVSRATRALHAAGATVLRFHFRGVEASEGHYDGGAGEVDDARAAIDFLAPEHPHLLVAGYSFGGWVGLRAGAEDPRVKALIGIGIPINVYDFSYLRESRKPLLLVQGEHDEWGDVDVIRAFARELPGPVTLEVIPRANHSLAEHLETMMERVSDFVVRRSG, encoded by the coding sequence ATGCGCCCCCCCGATGGCACCTTTTTCCTTCCCGGCCCGGCCGGCCGCATCGAGGCCGTGCTCCGGCGCCACCCGAGCCCTGCGGCGGCGGCCGTGGTTTGCCATCCTCACCCGCACTCCGGCGGCACCCTCTACAACAAGGTCGTTTCCCGGGCCACGCGCGCCCTCCACGCCGCGGGGGCCACGGTCCTGCGCTTCCATTTTCGCGGCGTCGAGGCGAGCGAGGGCCATTACGACGGCGGCGCGGGCGAGGTGGACGATGCCCGCGCGGCGATCGATTTCCTCGCCCCCGAGCACCCCCACCTCCTCGTCGCCGGCTACTCCTTCGGCGGGTGGGTCGGCCTGCGCGCCGGCGCGGAGGATCCACGCGTGAAGGCCCTGATCGGCATCGGGATTCCCATCAACGTCTACGATTTCTCCTATCTCCGCGAGTCACGAAAGCCGCTGCTCCTGGTCCAGGGCGAACACGACGAATGGGGCGACGTCGACGTGATCCGCGCGTTCGCGCGCGAGCTGCCCGGCCCGGTCACGCTGGAGGTGATCCCCAGGGCAAACCATTCCCTCGCGGAGCACCTGGAAACGATGATGGAGAGGGTTTCCGATTTCGTCGTGCGTCGCTCAGGTTGA
- a CDS encoding acyl-CoA dehydrogenase family protein produces MTAQEPLSLDALTAIDGLLTDEERMIRDTVRRFVRERYLPRAAELFAKEQFATDLIPEIASMGLLGASLKGYGCAGMNAISYGLALGELEYGDSGLRSFVSVQGSLAMYPIWRFGSEEQKNKYLPKMAAAELIGCFGLTEPDAGSDPGSMKTRARRDGDSYVLTGTKMWITSAPICDLAVVWAKVDDGDAASIRGFIVERGTKGFETPTIHGKMSLRASPTGEIVLNEARVPKENMLPGVAGLKGPLSCLTQARFGISWGALGAARACYDAAVSYTRERVQFGKPVAAKQLVQEQIVEMAMDIAKGQILALHFGRLKDAGSITPVQVSFCKKNNVGLALRAARKARGLLGGNGILLDYPVIRHALNLESVYTYEGTDEVHTLILGNALTGHNAF; encoded by the coding sequence ATGACTGCCCAAGAGCCGCTCTCGCTCGACGCCCTCACCGCCATCGACGGCCTCCTCACGGACGAGGAGCGCATGATCCGCGACACCGTGCGCAGGTTCGTGCGCGAACGGTATCTGCCGCGCGCCGCCGAGCTCTTCGCGAAGGAGCAGTTCGCGACCGACCTCATCCCCGAGATCGCCTCGATGGGCCTGCTCGGCGCCTCCCTGAAGGGATACGGGTGTGCCGGCATGAATGCCATCTCCTACGGGCTCGCGCTCGGCGAACTCGAGTACGGCGACAGCGGGCTCCGGAGCTTCGTCAGCGTGCAGGGCTCGCTCGCGATGTACCCGATCTGGCGCTTCGGCTCCGAGGAACAGAAAAACAAATATCTGCCGAAAATGGCCGCCGCCGAGCTCATCGGCTGCTTCGGCCTCACCGAGCCCGATGCCGGCAGTGATCCCGGCTCGATGAAGACGCGCGCGCGGCGCGACGGCGATTCGTACGTGCTCACGGGGACGAAGATGTGGATCACGAGCGCGCCGATCTGCGATCTCGCCGTGGTATGGGCGAAGGTCGACGACGGCGACGCCGCGTCCATCCGCGGGTTCATCGTCGAGCGCGGCACGAAGGGCTTCGAGACGCCCACGATCCACGGAAAGATGAGCCTGCGCGCGAGCCCGACGGGTGAGATCGTGCTGAACGAGGCGCGCGTGCCCAAGGAAAACATGCTGCCCGGCGTGGCAGGGCTCAAGGGGCCGCTCTCCTGCCTCACGCAAGCGCGGTTCGGCATCTCCTGGGGCGCGCTCGGCGCCGCGCGCGCTTGTTACGACGCGGCGGTCTCGTACACGCGCGAGCGCGTGCAGTTCGGAAAGCCCGTCGCGGCGAAGCAGCTCGTGCAGGAGCAAATCGTGGAGATGGCCATGGACATCGCGAAAGGCCAGATCCTCGCGCTGCATTTCGGGCGCCTCAAGGACGCCGGCAGCATCACGCCCGTTCAGGTCTCCTTCTGCAAGAAGAACAACGTGGGCCTCGCGCTGCGCGCCGCCCGCAAGGCGCGCGGCCTGCTCGGCGGCAACGGCATCCTGCTCGACTACCCCGTCATTCGGCACGCGCTGAACCTGGAGAGCGTCTACACCTACGAGGGCACGGACGAGGTGCACACGCTCATCCTGGGCAACGCGCTGACCGGCCATAACGCATTCTGA
- a CDS encoding isopeptide-forming domain-containing fimbrial protein, which translates to MSTHSLLPPRRSIVGRAGLAALLGVAALAALPSGTALAAPVLRKQFDGHGDFRLIGNTLGHECGNVGIAPLVGDVLCDGSGDGAPDIHWRADAIAPGTASASESVAVADQRSTAVLTLPAGATVTYARLYWGARWDNNGTADTSVTLERPGAFSQPLIADNSLVSTNVSGGVTEYFYQSTVDVTALVAAQGAGAYRLSGVDSISFVDLVQDRLFAGWWLVVFYELPSEKPRHLALHDGFDRIGVTPQTLALSGFTVPGAAIDGKLAVIAYEGDVASSAGQNDYLRFGTGALSAANDIIDAQNPVGNFFNASRSWLGAAVSTDGDLPKLTGGPGSMSGIDLDAVDISTKITPGQKTANVQVGNASGANDIFWIGGFVSSITTLLPDFSTSTKTASDANAGKLVVGDELEYSIAVTNSGNDTSTHTRLDDTLPLGVSFVPGSLQIVQGANAGPKTEQAGDDQGEYTAATRTVTVRLGTGANAITGGEMAPGETALVRFRVKIEPNAPANISNQATISGEGKQGAPSTSFPTDGNGVSPGNPPTVVVIEECTTNADCGGATPICDTTSDPNTCVGCIEDSQCPGDKPVCDTTQKQCICVSSGMETCDGKDNDCDGSVDEGCNDTDGDGLPDDVEVVLGTDPNDADTDNDGVPDGQEPLPGADTDGDGLINALDPDSDGDGIFDGTEMGYDCSGPGTNPAAGNCVPDADMGATTTNPLDPDTDNGGIPDGEEDKDKDGAVDPGEGDPNDPSDDTVTSGSGGMGGAGGAGGSGGMGGAGGAGGAGGMGGAGGSAGAGGAGGSGGQGGAAGSGGEAPPSGFVITGGACSTSKAPSSTDPLAWALGLAGAALALRRRRSG; encoded by the coding sequence ATGTCCACGCACTCTCTTCTTCCGCCCCGGCGTAGCATCGTCGGCCGGGCTGGCCTTGCCGCTTTGCTCGGCGTCGCGGCCCTCGCCGCCCTCCCCTCCGGGACGGCCCTCGCCGCCCCCGTATTACGAAAACAGTTCGACGGCCACGGCGATTTTCGGCTGATCGGCAATACGCTCGGGCACGAGTGCGGCAACGTCGGGATCGCGCCCCTCGTCGGCGATGTGCTCTGCGACGGAAGCGGCGACGGCGCTCCCGATATCCACTGGCGCGCGGACGCGATCGCCCCCGGCACGGCCTCCGCCTCCGAGAGCGTCGCCGTCGCCGACCAGCGCTCGACCGCCGTGCTCACCCTGCCGGCCGGCGCGACCGTGACATACGCACGCCTCTACTGGGGCGCGCGCTGGGACAACAATGGCACGGCCGACACGAGCGTGACGCTCGAGCGCCCCGGCGCGTTCTCGCAGCCGCTCATCGCGGACAATAGCCTCGTGAGCACGAACGTCTCGGGCGGCGTAACCGAGTATTTCTACCAGTCGACCGTGGACGTGACCGCGCTCGTGGCGGCCCAGGGCGCAGGCGCGTACCGGCTCTCCGGCGTCGACTCGATCAGCTTCGTCGACCTCGTGCAAGACCGGCTCTTCGCCGGATGGTGGCTCGTCGTGTTTTACGAGCTGCCCTCGGAAAAACCGCGCCACCTCGCACTGCACGACGGCTTCGATCGGATCGGTGTCACGCCGCAGACGCTCGCGCTCTCGGGCTTCACCGTGCCGGGCGCGGCGATCGACGGCAAGCTCGCCGTCATCGCCTACGAGGGCGACGTGGCGAGCTCCGCCGGTCAGAACGACTACCTGCGCTTCGGCACGGGCGCGCTCAGCGCCGCGAACGACATCATCGACGCGCAGAATCCCGTAGGAAACTTCTTCAACGCCTCGCGATCGTGGCTCGGCGCGGCCGTCTCGACGGACGGTGATCTGCCGAAGCTGACGGGCGGCCCCGGCAGCATGAGCGGCATCGATCTCGACGCGGTCGACATCTCCACGAAGATCACGCCCGGCCAGAAGACCGCGAACGTGCAGGTCGGCAATGCTTCGGGCGCAAACGATATCTTCTGGATCGGCGGGTTCGTCTCGTCGATCACCACGCTCCTGCCCGATTTCTCGACCTCGACGAAGACCGCGTCGGACGCGAACGCCGGCAAGCTCGTCGTCGGCGACGAGCTCGAATATTCGATCGCCGTCACGAACAGCGGCAACGACACCTCGACCCACACGCGCCTCGACGACACGTTGCCCCTCGGCGTCTCGTTCGTCCCCGGTTCGCTCCAGATCGTGCAAGGTGCGAACGCGGGCCCGAAGACAGAACAAGCGGGTGACGATCAAGGCGAGTACACGGCCGCGACGCGCACGGTCACGGTGCGGCTCGGCACGGGCGCGAACGCAATCACGGGCGGCGAGATGGCCCCCGGCGAGACGGCGCTCGTGCGCTTCCGCGTGAAGATCGAGCCGAACGCGCCCGCGAACATCTCGAACCAGGCGACGATCAGCGGCGAAGGCAAGCAAGGCGCGCCGTCCACGTCCTTCCCGACCGACGGGAACGGCGTGTCGCCGGGCAACCCGCCCACGGTCGTCGTGATCGAGGAGTGCACGACGAACGCCGATTGCGGCGGCGCGACGCCGATCTGCGACACGACGAGTGACCCGAACACATGCGTGGGCTGCATCGAGGACAGCCAGTGCCCCGGCGACAAACCCGTCTGCGACACGACGCAGAAACAGTGCATCTGCGTGAGCTCGGGCATGGAGACGTGCGACGGGAAGGACAACGACTGCGACGGGAGCGTCGACGAAGGTTGCAACGACACCGACGGTGACGGGCTGCCCGACGACGTCGAGGTGGTCCTCGGCACGGATCCGAATGACGCCGACACCGACAACGACGGCGTGCCCGACGGGCAAGAGCCGCTACCAGGCGCCGACACCGACGGCGACGGGCTCATCAACGCGCTCGATCCGGACAGCGATGGCGACGGGATCTTCGACGGCACGGAGATGGGCTACGACTGCAGCGGTCCCGGGACGAACCCCGCCGCCGGCAATTGCGTGCCCGACGCGGACATGGGCGCGACGACGACGAATCCGCTCGACCCCGACACGGACAACGGCGGCATCCCCGACGGCGAGGAGGACAAGGACAAGGACGGCGCCGTGGATCCGGGCGAAGGAGACCCGAACGATCCGAGCGACGACACGGTCACCTCGGGCTCCGGCGGCATGGGCGGCGCAGGGGGCGCCGGCGGCTCCGGCGGAATGGGCGGCGCAGGGGGCGCCGGCGGCGCCGGCGGAATGGGCGGCGCAGGGGGCTCCGCGGGCGCCGGGGGCGCAGGTGGAAGCGGCGGACAAGGCGGAGCCGCAGGCAGCGGCGGAGAAGCGCCTCCGAGCGGCTTCGTGATCACCGGCGGCGCGTGCTCGACCAGCAAGGCGCCGTCTTCGACGGACCCCCTCGCCTGGGCCCTCGGCCTCGCCGGCGCGGCGCTCGCGCTGCGGAGGCGTCGGAGCGGCTGA
- a CDS encoding DUF4388 domain-containing protein, with product MTSPSRLVLRFISGKYQGGEIPLQDAQELVVGRASDAGIVLVEEMVSRRHARFLLSNTDLTIEDLGSTNGTFVNGEKIQKSTLKEGDRVLIGTSILKVVSAETAAASRRKMEPPRPSVAPRGPARSMSGAIEEIPLPDLLQLLGTSKKSGVLVITSDDDVGKIFLHRGIVTYAEINEDDVPPLKSAIRILAWTRGTFDFDPPEDRTLPVTINLSVQELLMEGLRQIDELNALRHKLPDLDTRLLVPHPLGPALRELSPTEIEVFQLAYNHGHLALVLNKSQATDLDTTQAVIKLINAGYLRKG from the coding sequence ATGACGTCTCCGTCGCGGCTCGTTCTGCGCTTCATCTCGGGGAAGTACCAGGGTGGCGAGATCCCGCTGCAGGACGCGCAGGAGCTCGTCGTTGGACGCGCGAGCGACGCGGGCATCGTCCTCGTCGAGGAGATGGTCTCGCGCAGGCACGCGCGCTTCTTGCTCTCGAACACGGATCTCACGATCGAGGATCTCGGCTCGACGAACGGTACGTTCGTGAACGGCGAGAAGATCCAGAAGAGCACGCTCAAGGAAGGCGACCGCGTGCTCATCGGCACGAGCATCCTCAAGGTGGTGTCGGCCGAGACCGCCGCCGCCTCGCGTCGAAAGATGGAGCCGCCGCGCCCCTCCGTGGCGCCCCGCGGCCCCGCACGCTCGATGTCCGGCGCGATCGAGGAGATCCCGCTGCCCGACCTCCTGCAGCTGCTCGGCACCTCGAAGAAGAGCGGCGTCCTCGTGATCACGTCGGACGACGACGTCGGAAAGATCTTCCTGCACCGAGGCATCGTCACGTACGCGGAGATCAACGAGGACGACGTGCCGCCGCTGAAGTCCGCGATCCGCATCCTCGCGTGGACACGCGGGACGTTCGACTTCGACCCGCCCGAGGACCGCACGCTCCCGGTGACGATCAATCTGTCCGTGCAGGAGCTCCTGATGGAGGGCCTGCGGCAAATCGACGAGCTCAACGCGCTCCGGCACAAGCTGCCGGATCTCGACACGCGTCTCCTCGTGCCGCATCCGCTCGGGCCCGCGCTGCGTGAGCTCTCGCCGACGGAGATCGAGGTCTTCCAGCTCGCGTACAACCACGGGCACCTCGCCCTCGTGCTGAACAAGAGCCAGGCGACGGATCTCGATACGACGCAGGCCGTCATCAAGTTGATCAACGCCGGGTATCTGCGGAAGGGCTGA